The genome window GCCCACGCCGTCCCTGCGCGCGGGCCCCACGGACCTGCACCAGTACGCGCACACGTCCCAGTGGGTGAACAACATGGGCGCGGAGGCCATCTTCAATCTGTGGAGCCCGTACACGGAGCTGAGCAGCGAGTTCAGCCTGTCGCAGATGTGGGTGGTGCGTGGCTCGGGAGCGTCGCTGGAGACGGTGGAGGCCGGCTGGCAGCGCTACCGCGACCTCTACGGCGATGACCGCGCGCGCCTCTTCATCTACTTCACGCCGGACAACTACGGCAGCGGCGGTTGCTACAACCTGAGCTGCGGCGCGTTCGTGCAGACGAACACGTCCGTCTTCATCGGTGGCGGCTTCGACAACTACAGCGTCGCCGGCGGCGCCCAGTACGAGTTCAAGCTGATGTGGTTCAAGGACGGCACCACGGGCGCCTGGTGGCTGAAGTTCCAGGACATCTGGGTGGGCTACTACCCTCGCACGCGTTTCGACGCGGCGGGCCTGGCGGACCGGGCGGACGTCATCGATTTCGGCGGCGAAATCATCGACAACCGCAACCTCAATCTCCACACGTCCACGGACATGGGCGGCGGCGCATACCCGGGCGCGGGCTGGAGCTACGCCGCGTACACGCGCAACATCCAGTACGTGGACACGAGCAATGTCTATCGTGAGCCCACGTCGCTGAGCGCGTGGCGCAACGACAGCAATTGCTATGACATCATCCAGTCCAGCAACCCGGGCGGCTGGGGCCGGTACTTCTACTTCGGCGGCCCGGGCTACAACGCCAACTGCACGTAGCGAAGGCGGCTACGTCGAGCCCTTCTCCGGCACCCAGCGGCGAGCGCTGCCGCGCAGCTTCTCCAGCTGCTCCCAGTGGCGCTCCACCGCCTGTCGTCCCTCGGCGGTGATGCGCAGCTGGGTGTGGGGCGTCTTGCCCCGGAACTGCTTCTCCACGGCGATGAAGCCCGCCTCCTCCAGCTTCGACAGGTGGCTGGAGAGGTTGCCCTTGGACAGGCCGGTGAGGCCCTGCAGGTAGAGGAAGTCCGCGCTCTCGCACGCGGCCAGCGCGGTGAGCAGCGACAGGCGCGCCGGCTCGTGGATGAGCCTGTCCAGCGAGGCGAGCTGTTCGAAGGGGGCCTTCACGCCGCGACCTCCGGCCGCGCCGGTGTCTCGTCCACCGGCGCGGGCCTGAGCGTGCGCACCAGCAGCCGGTGGTCCAGGAGCGACAGCACCACCAGCATCAATCCCCACGCCGCCTGCACGGTGATGAATCCACACTTCATCACCGACGAAGGCGCCTGGGTGTGCAGCAGGCCGCACAACGGATTGAGCCCCAGGTGGTGCGCGAGCGCGAGCATCCCCATGCCCACCGCGACGGGCGGGTAGTGCGGCGCGAAGCGGCCCGTCACCGCCCAGTAGGCCAGCAGCGTCACGCCGCCCAGCGCGAGCAGCGCCGTCACGGCC of Myxococcus fulvus contains these proteins:
- a CDS encoding neprosin family prolyl endopeptidase, translated to MNEQRRSSRGWRLGSVSGVMLGALACGGVAEPEVAAPEATGSTALVERVRDTAELARMKAYAESLYDEKDVVHRFTSRGGEAIDCVPLYAQPALRQPGMENHRIQLAPGTEPIARPERPVAPGDSLAAKWRAEPATLEGRADELDATGARRHCPEGSVPIVKLTLDTLKRFESLDDFRRKVPNHLTGNVSVETGKRRSEQAPTPSLRAGPTDLHQYAHTSQWVNNMGAEAIFNLWSPYTELSSEFSLSQMWVVRGSGASLETVEAGWQRYRDLYGDDRARLFIYFTPDNYGSGGCYNLSCGAFVQTNTSVFIGGGFDNYSVAGGAQYEFKLMWFKDGTTGAWWLKFQDIWVGYYPRTRFDAAGLADRADVIDFGGEIIDNRNLNLHTSTDMGGGAYPGAGWSYAAYTRNIQYVDTSNVYREPTSLSAWRNDSNCYDIIQSSNPGGWGRYFYFGGPGYNANCT
- a CDS encoding winged helix-turn-helix domain-containing protein; this encodes MKAPFEQLASLDRLIHEPARLSLLTALAACESADFLYLQGLTGLSKGNLSSHLSKLEEAGFIAVEKQFRGKTPHTQLRITAEGRQAVERHWEQLEKLRGSARRWVPEKGST